A single genomic interval of bacterium harbors:
- a CDS encoding endonuclease III, producing MYVINIDNLVKILTVSTKSFERPAAEKIIEIYGKDPYLILISCILSLRTTDKISFEASRRLFAKAKDPMAMSCLSEQEIATIIFPVGFYKKKSYTIKTISSICLKLRFEKIVPTVKQLRALPGVGLKTAHLVLSYAYGIPALCVDTHVHRISNRLGLVQTKTAEQTEAQLCNVIPEKYWIQFNSLLVMWGQNVCRPQSPKCSTCPLFSMCARVSVTKHR from the coding sequence ATATACGTGATAAACATTGACAACTTGGTCAAGATTTTGACTGTATCTACCAAAAGTTTTGAGCGACCTGCGGCAGAAAAGATTATTGAAATCTATGGTAAAGATCCATATCTTATATTGATTAGTTGCATATTGAGTCTCCGTACGACGGATAAGATAAGCTTTGAGGCTTCGCGGCGACTGTTTGCAAAAGCCAAAGACCCGATGGCCATGTCCTGCCTTTCTGAGCAAGAGATAGCGACTATTATTTTTCCAGTTGGTTTTTATAAAAAAAAATCGTATACTATAAAGACGATTTCTTCAATTTGCCTAAAGCTGCGCTTTGAAAAAATTGTTCCAACCGTCAAGCAACTCCGGGCATTGCCCGGAGTTGGTCTTAAAACCGCTCATTTAGTTCTTTCGTATGCATATGGTATTCCCGCTTTGTGTGTCGATACGCATGTGCATCGTATCTCAAATCGTTTGGGTCTTGTGCAGACAAAAACAGCAGAGCAGACCGAAGCTCAATTGTGTAACGTGATTCCAGAAAAATATTGGATACAGTTTAATAGTTTGTTAGTAATGTGGGGACAGAACGTATGCCGTCCCCAAAGTCCCAAATGTTCAACCTGCCCATTGTTTTCAATGTGTGCGCGTGTTAGTGTTACAAAGCATCGCTAG
- the spoVG gene encoding septation regulator SpoVG, translating into MKISEVKVFPTKEVGRLKAYATIVFDNSFIVRDLKVIEGNKGLFVSMPSRKRRDGTFRDIVHPLNGETRQMIESTVIEEYNKVMQSGGSYSYSDEENY; encoded by the coding sequence ATGAAAATATCAGAAGTAAAAGTTTTTCCAACTAAGGAAGTTGGGCGTTTAAAGGCATATGCAACAATAGTCTTTGACAACAGCTTTATCGTTCGTGATCTCAAAGTAATTGAGGGAAATAAAGGTTTGTTTGTTTCTATGCCGTCGCGTAAACGAAGAGATGGTACTTTTCGTGATATTGTACATCCATTGAATGGCGAAACACGTCAGATGATAGAAAGTACCGTGATAGAAGAATACAACAAAGTAATGCAATCGGGTGGTAGCTACAGCTATTCTGATGAAGAAAATTACTAA
- the rsmH gene encoding 16S rRNA (cytosine(1402)-N(4))-methyltransferase RsmH, which translates to MGYTIVHVSVLKQEVISYLMQDTGIYVDATFGAGGHTRAILDSDPFCKVLGIDWDKDSLDQFGMLIHNDFTDRFIPVWGSFAHLYKLLNTQQKGSIKGILADFGTSFMQIHEKDGFSFGIDTPLDMRMSASHFGQTAADFVNSLSEYELAQLIWDYGQDRYSRVIAKAIVQARKKKRFSTTGQLVQVILSVCPWKKDTKIHPATRTFQALRIRVNNELENIKSFLKGAYDVLLPGGRIVCISFHSLEDELVKRFFKDYEQLGHGTVITKKPVTPSDDELKQNRASRSAKLRVFQKKA; encoded by the coding sequence TTGGGATATACGATTGTTCATGTTTCTGTTCTCAAACAGGAAGTTATTTCTTATTTAATGCAAGATACAGGTATCTATGTTGATGCAACCTTTGGAGCAGGTGGTCACACACGGGCTATCTTAGATTCGGATCCTTTTTGTAAGGTACTTGGTATTGACTGGGATAAGGACTCGCTAGATCAGTTTGGCATGTTAATACATAATGATTTCACCGATCGCTTTATACCGGTCTGGGGTAGTTTTGCACACCTCTATAAACTTTTAAATACGCAACAAAAAGGATCTATAAAGGGGATTTTGGCTGATTTTGGAACATCGTTTATGCAGATACATGAGAAAGATGGGTTTTCTTTTGGTATTGATACTCCATTGGATATGAGAATGTCGGCAAGTCATTTTGGCCAAACAGCTGCAGATTTTGTCAATAGCTTATCTGAATATGAACTTGCGCAACTTATTTGGGATTATGGCCAAGATCGTTATTCAAGGGTAATTGCAAAAGCGATAGTGCAGGCTCGCAAGAAAAAGAGGTTTTCAACAACTGGTCAGCTTGTACAGGTTATTTTATCAGTATGTCCTTGGAAAAAAGATACAAAAATTCACCCTGCAACCAGAACGTTTCAAGCATTGCGTATCAGGGTAAATAATGAACTTGAGAATATTAAATCATTTCTAAAAGGCGCATATGATGTGTTGTTGCCAGGTGGGCGTATTGTATGCATCAGTTTCCATTCATTAGAAGATGAGTTAGTGAAGAGGTTTTTTAAAGACTATGAACAGCTTGGCCATGGTACGGTGATAACAAAAAAGCCAGTAACTCCCTCTGACGATGAACTTAAGCAAAATCGTGCATCTCGCTCGGCAAAATTGCGTGTATTTCAAAAAAAAGCTTAA
- a CDS encoding zinc ABC transporter substrate-binding protein, producing MFLGYAVRTYLVAGLLAFCLFSFIVYKTVRFERTKADKLSIVCTTGMIASTVQSIVGNEADVFCLMGPGVDPHTFKVRPSDVARIRSADLLVFNGLHLEGKMTDLFEQSDIAGKSCSVQTCIDTKQLIEVAPGVYDPHVWHDVWLWASVIDPLAERIIQLMPEKADSLYKNVAEYKHRLLQLHQQLLETYAKIPVAQRILITAHDAFGYFGRAYGFQVVALQGVSTDVQAGLADLLGLANFIVDHKVPVVFLESCIPSKSMIAVVEKVETLGFKVTLGNELLADAVGMQGADPAAYQQMMLDNMRTIVDGFGYPVLPEPFERK from the coding sequence TTGTTTTTAGGGTATGCTGTGCGAACTTACTTGGTGGCTGGACTGCTAGCGTTCTGTCTGTTTTCTTTTATTGTTTATAAAACGGTTCGTTTTGAGAGAACAAAAGCAGACAAACTTTCAATTGTATGTACAACAGGGATGATTGCATCAACGGTACAGTCGATTGTTGGCAATGAAGCAGACGTGTTCTGTTTGATGGGCCCGGGAGTTGATCCGCATACGTTCAAAGTCCGTCCATCAGATGTTGCACGTATTCGCTCTGCAGATCTGTTGGTTTTTAACGGGTTGCACCTGGAAGGCAAGATGACCGATCTATTTGAGCAGTCAGATATTGCCGGCAAATCCTGTTCCGTCCAAACCTGCATTGATACAAAACAGCTTATTGAAGTGGCGCCTGGTGTATATGATCCGCATGTGTGGCATGATGTTTGGTTGTGGGCATCTGTGATTGATCCGTTAGCCGAACGTATTATACAGCTAATGCCTGAGAAAGCAGATAGTTTATATAAAAATGTTGCTGAATATAAACACAGGCTGCTGCAGCTGCATCAACAGCTGCTTGAAACGTATGCAAAAATTCCGGTTGCACAAAGAATATTAATTACCGCGCATGATGCGTTTGGCTATTTTGGACGAGCGTATGGGTTTCAGGTTGTTGCGCTGCAGGGGGTGAGCACCGATGTGCAGGCAGGATTGGCTGACCTGCTTGGATTAGCAAACTTTATTGTAGATCACAAAGTGCCAGTTGTTTTTTTGGAATCATGTATTCCGTCAAAAAGTATGATTGCGGTAGTCGAAAAGGTCGAAACGCTCGGTTTTAAAGTTACTCTTGGAAACGAGCTACTTGCAGACGCGGTGGGCATGCAGGGTGCCGATCCGGCGGCGTATCAACAGATGATGCTTGATAATATGCGTACCATTGTGGATGGGTTTGGGTATCCAGTTTTGCCAGAGCCTTTTGAAAGGAAATAA
- a CDS encoding metal ABC transporter ATP-binding protein: MIDTAPHTCILDVQGLTVSYDGSPVLDDLSFTVPRHSFAVIVGPNGGGKSTLMQALLGIKKPVSGSIQFHMQNNLPAPVAYVPQKKNIDWHFPITVSEVVMMGRYPYQGFLARASEYDKQIVFQSLKTVGMDVYADRPIGRLSGGQQQRVFFARALAQEPELYLLDEPFAAVDVATEAELLAVLEAEQLKGKTIIMVHHDLNTISTYADYIVLLNKKLFAATDLASCSYADLVRAYGRAVVSWHKDSV, from the coding sequence ATGATTGATACAGCGCCACATACGTGTATCTTAGACGTGCAGGGGCTTACAGTTTCTTATGATGGGAGCCCTGTGTTGGATGATCTGTCATTTACCGTTCCTCGCCACAGCTTTGCAGTCATTGTGGGGCCAAACGGTGGTGGAAAATCAACGTTAATGCAGGCGTTATTGGGTATTAAAAAGCCAGTTTCAGGATCGATACAGTTTCACATGCAAAACAATCTGCCCGCGCCCGTTGCGTATGTGCCGCAGAAAAAAAATATCGACTGGCATTTTCCAATTACGGTATCTGAAGTGGTGATGATGGGGCGTTATCCGTACCAAGGTTTTTTGGCGCGAGCATCAGAGTATGATAAACAGATCGTTTTTCAGTCACTCAAAACAGTTGGCATGGATGTATATGCGGATCGCCCAATTGGACGACTGTCCGGGGGCCAGCAACAGCGTGTCTTTTTTGCTCGCGCGCTCGCACAGGAGCCTGAACTGTATCTGCTTGATGAACCGTTTGCAGCGGTGGATGTGGCAACAGAAGCTGAGCTTTTGGCTGTGCTTGAAGCTGAGCAATTGAAGGGCAAAACGATTATCATGGTTCACCACGATCTGAATACGATTTCGACGTATGCGGATTACATAGTGCTTCTGAACAAAAAGCTCTTTGCAGCGACCGACCTTGCTTCCTGTTCATATGCTGATCTGGTCCGCGCGTACGGCAGAGCGGTGGTTTCCTGGCACAAGGATAGTGTATGA
- a CDS encoding DUF87 domain-containing protein, translating into MLKNIFLQNSIFALSTVLVMFAVFVHRFENNFFLTASDNFGQGHPFFIICNAISSFLFFLVGSIGMYAVAFVCGAMMYFYFFQNGFYPWERFFALFCLPFCIAILSSLASFQQLQVFSFDAGGIVGFFFASLLKDHASFCDYIIQGLFFILILLIYQCAYIEGLLFVLKTVLFQLCAFFLFFYQFLKGVVSNVYRMLSSVTKTDLQAEDSRSKQKEVFGHIQTDISTNHVKTGKHYVVLNEKKSGYHPCLAAAHFTETVVSSKMEEQAALQIDQKIVVLEKKLACFGIEGHVTEVHIGPILVLFEYQPAIDIKLSKIMALEDDLAMALESVSTRILAPIPGKAVVGFEVAHTARRLILFADLFVADQYCNSDKLLPLILGVNVLSEPVIVDLAVLPHLLLAGSTGSGKSVVLNTMLVSLLHKNSFDKMKLILIDPKRLEFSVFADIPHLLFPIVTEAPEAVRVLKWVVQEMEDRYEKMAACGARSLYEFNQMHKNKGSAMPFVVIVIDEFSDLILTAGKELETLIIRIAQMARASGIHMIIATQRPSVDVVTGIVKANFPARICLRVASRVDSRTVLDVCGAERLLTKGDMLFLNPTAGTLDRIHGSYFKLHELESFLSCIRKLGSPSYIHCVETSVTSLPDMIEDSDFYKEVITFVKQEQAVSISLLQRRFRIGFNRSARIIELLEKQGIIMPIEGSKLRRVVR; encoded by the coding sequence ATGTTGAAAAATATTTTTTTGCAAAATTCTATTTTTGCGTTGTCTACCGTTTTGGTTATGTTTGCCGTTTTCGTGCATCGTTTTGAAAACAATTTCTTTTTGACTGCTTCTGATAATTTTGGTCAAGGACATCCTTTTTTTATTATCTGTAATGCAATTAGTTCTTTCTTATTTTTTTTAGTAGGTTCTATTGGCATGTACGCAGTGGCTTTTGTTTGTGGGGCTATGATGTATTTTTATTTTTTTCAAAACGGTTTTTATCCTTGGGAAAGATTCTTCGCTTTGTTTTGTCTGCCGTTTTGTATTGCAATACTATCTTCACTGGCTTCGTTCCAACAACTACAGGTTTTCTCTTTTGATGCAGGGGGAATCGTTGGCTTTTTCTTTGCGTCTCTGTTAAAAGATCATGCTTCGTTTTGTGATTACATTATTCAGGGACTGTTTTTTATACTGATTCTGTTGATTTATCAGTGTGCGTACATCGAGGGGTTATTGTTTGTTTTAAAAACAGTTTTGTTTCAGCTCTGTGCTTTTTTTCTTTTCTTTTATCAGTTTTTAAAGGGTGTAGTATCAAATGTATATCGAATGTTGTCTTCTGTTACAAAAACCGATTTACAGGCTGAGGATTCCAGATCTAAGCAAAAAGAGGTTTTTGGTCATATTCAAACAGATATTTCTACTAATCATGTTAAAACTGGCAAGCACTATGTGGTGTTGAACGAAAAAAAGAGTGGGTATCATCCCTGTCTTGCAGCTGCCCATTTTACAGAGACAGTAGTGTCAAGCAAAATGGAAGAGCAAGCGGCTCTGCAGATTGATCAAAAGATAGTCGTTTTGGAAAAAAAATTAGCATGTTTTGGGATAGAAGGTCATGTTACTGAAGTTCATATTGGACCAATTCTTGTGTTGTTTGAATATCAGCCAGCTATTGATATTAAGTTGAGTAAGATTATGGCATTGGAAGATGATCTTGCAATGGCTCTTGAGTCAGTTTCAACGCGAATTTTGGCACCCATTCCAGGAAAAGCGGTAGTTGGATTTGAAGTTGCACATACTGCCAGAAGGTTGATTCTGTTTGCAGATCTGTTTGTTGCTGATCAATATTGCAATAGTGACAAGCTATTACCATTAATTTTGGGTGTTAATGTGTTATCCGAACCTGTGATAGTTGATCTTGCGGTGTTGCCTCATTTATTGTTGGCAGGATCGACCGGTTCTGGAAAGTCTGTTGTGCTCAATACGATGTTAGTAAGCTTATTGCATAAAAATAGTTTTGATAAAATGAAGTTGATACTTATTGATCCTAAGCGGCTTGAGTTTTCGGTTTTTGCAGATATACCACATCTGTTATTTCCCATTGTCACTGAAGCACCTGAAGCGGTACGTGTTTTGAAATGGGTAGTTCAAGAGATGGAGGACCGTTATGAAAAAATGGCCGCTTGTGGTGCGCGTAGTCTGTATGAATTTAATCAAATGCATAAAAATAAAGGCAGTGCAATGCCATTTGTTGTGATAGTCATTGATGAGTTTTCTGATCTGATTTTAACTGCAGGTAAAGAGCTTGAAACGCTTATTATTCGTATTGCACAGATGGCAAGAGCATCCGGAATTCATATGATTATTGCGACACAAAGACCTTCTGTTGATGTGGTAACTGGAATTGTGAAAGCAAATTTTCCTGCACGCATCTGTTTGCGGGTTGCTTCTCGGGTTGATTCTCGTACTGTTTTGGATGTGTGTGGTGCTGAAAGGTTATTAACCAAAGGTGACATGCTTTTTTTAAATCCAACAGCTGGAACGTTAGATAGAATACATGGTTCATATTTCAAACTGCATGAGTTAGAGTCTTTTCTTTCTTGTATTCGTAAACTTGGTTCACCTTCTTATATACACTGTGTTGAAACTTCTGTTACAAGCTTACCTGATATGATAGAAGATTCTGATTTTTATAAAGAGGTTATAACGTTTGTTAAGCAGGAGCAGGCCGTGTCAATATCCTTATTGCAAAGAAGATTTCGAATAGGATTTAATCGATCAGCTCGAATTATTGAACTACTTGAAAAACAGGGCATTATCATGCCAATTGAGGGTTCAAAATTGAGGCGCGTAGTTCGTTAA
- a CDS encoding IS5 family transposase (programmed frameshift): MVRRVITDGIWSQLEEILCKHGCHLWGNERNIMEAILWKLRTGGPWRDIPSEFCPWQTAFNRFNRWSKKGLWEGFFYALRKEVDKEWVFADGSYVRAHQHATGAQRGQERAIGRSAGGLTTKIHMCTDAHGNPLNFKITGGQVHDAKVANELIDLAEGAEYFIADKGYDADSIRIYGRTKGMQVIIPKRKNSTGLNPEFDPHLYKNRHVVENLFARLKHFRGIAMRFEKLARNFQSMLYIASMHIWLKLLCPAN; encoded by the exons ATGGTACGTCGAGTTATTACAGACGGTATTTGGTCACAACTAGAAGAGATACTATGTAAGCATGGATGCCACCTGTGGGGCAATGAGCGGAATATAATGGAAGCAATTCTTTGGAAATTGCGGACTGGAGGACCATGGAGGGATATTCCATCCGAATTTTGTCCGTGGCAAACAGCATTTAATCGATTTAATCGTTGGTCAAAAAAAGGGCTATGGGAAGGTTTTTTTTATGC GCTACGAAAAGAAGTTGATAAAGAATGGGTATTCGCCGACGGAAGTTATGTTAGAGCTCACCAACATGCGACTGGAGCTCAGCGTGGTCAAGAGCGAGCAATTGGAAGATCCGCTGGTGGACTTACTACAAAGATTCATATGTGCACCGATGCGCATGGAAATCCGCTCAATTTTAAAATCACTGGGGGTCAAGTGCACGACGCAAAGGTTGCAAACGAATTAATCGATCTGGCCGAAGGAGCAGAATATTTTATCGCTGACAAAGGCTATGATGCTGATAGTATTCGTATTTATGGACGGACAAAAGGGATGCAAGTAATTATACCAAAAAGAAAAAATAGCACTGGGCTAAATCCAGAATTTGATCCTCATTTATATAAAAATCGGCACGTAGTTGAAAATCTTTTTGCACGACTCAAGCATTTTCGCGGCATTGCTATGCGTTTTGAAAAACTTGCTAGAAACTTTCAATCTATGCTTTACATCGCATCTATGCACATATGGTTGAAGCTTTTATGCCCTGCTAATTAA
- the thrS gene encoding threonine--tRNA ligase produces MNSTEKLEKLRHSAAHLLAQAIKELFPKTQLTIGPATPEGFFYDVLPEKNFKEEDLKIIEARMHEIAKRNLPLTHEKIARTAAKELYKDNRFKTELIDGIPDETVGIARQGDFYDLCRGGHVENTSEIKYFKLLTISGSYWRADRNGQALQRITGTAFWTEQELKNYEQQKEDALKYDHRRIGKQLDLFSFHEEGVGFPFYHPRGKTVLNVLTSFLKKLLDRYGHVEIETPTMLSDELWKRSGHYQFYKDNMYFSTIDECEYAIKPMNCPGAMLIYKERPRSYRDLPLRLAEFGHVHRYELSGVLHGLFRARAFTQDDAHIFCTPEQLDHEIANLIRLHHELISKFDFKKTSVRVATKPAKSLSSDQLWETATNALIHGLKTVGYEFEITPGEGAFYGPKIEFHLLDSMERSWQCGTIQVDFFQPENFDLTYVTATGAKARPVIIHRALYGSMERFFGILLEHYKGKLPFWLAPVQMKILPITDQQIDYAHSVARLVKEAGIRVAIDESSDQISAKIKTAYEEAVPWAIIVGKKELEKNSVTLRYLDGKQEFDLSIEKLIEKAHAHN; encoded by the coding sequence ATGAACAGTACTGAAAAACTTGAAAAACTAAGGCACTCCGCAGCACATCTTTTGGCACAGGCAATCAAAGAGCTCTTTCCAAAAACACAACTGACCATCGGTCCTGCAACGCCAGAAGGTTTTTTTTATGACGTATTGCCAGAAAAGAATTTTAAGGAAGAAGATTTAAAAATTATTGAAGCACGGATGCATGAGATTGCAAAAAGAAATTTACCGCTAACGCATGAAAAAATTGCAAGGACTGCAGCCAAAGAACTTTACAAAGATAATCGATTTAAAACTGAACTCATCGACGGCATACCCGATGAAACAGTAGGCATTGCACGACAGGGTGACTTTTATGACCTTTGTCGCGGGGGCCATGTTGAAAACACATCAGAAATTAAATACTTTAAACTACTGACAATTTCAGGTTCTTACTGGCGAGCAGATCGAAATGGACAAGCGTTGCAAAGAATTACAGGCACCGCATTCTGGACGGAACAGGAGCTAAAGAATTATGAGCAACAGAAAGAGGATGCCTTAAAATATGATCATCGGCGCATCGGAAAACAACTTGACCTGTTTTCATTTCATGAAGAAGGCGTCGGTTTTCCATTTTATCATCCACGTGGCAAAACAGTTTTAAATGTGCTAACCAGTTTTTTAAAAAAACTACTTGATCGCTACGGTCACGTTGAGATTGAAACACCAACCATGCTGAGCGATGAGCTTTGGAAACGGTCTGGGCACTATCAGTTTTATAAAGACAACATGTATTTTTCAACCATCGATGAATGCGAATATGCAATCAAACCGATGAACTGCCCAGGCGCCATGTTAATTTATAAAGAGCGCCCACGATCCTACCGCGATCTTCCACTGCGACTTGCAGAGTTTGGACACGTACATCGTTATGAACTTTCCGGCGTACTGCACGGCTTGTTTCGTGCACGCGCATTTACTCAAGATGATGCACACATTTTCTGCACTCCAGAACAGCTTGATCATGAGATTGCCAACCTTATTCGTCTCCATCATGAGCTGATTTCAAAATTTGACTTCAAAAAGACCTCAGTTCGTGTTGCCACAAAACCCGCCAAATCATTGAGCAGTGACCAACTTTGGGAAACAGCAACGAATGCTCTGATTCATGGACTCAAAACAGTAGGGTATGAGTTTGAAATTACACCAGGCGAAGGTGCATTCTATGGACCAAAGATCGAATTTCATCTTTTAGATTCGATGGAACGTTCATGGCAATGCGGAACTATTCAGGTTGACTTTTTTCAGCCAGAAAATTTTGATCTTACCTATGTCACAGCGACTGGGGCAAAAGCTCGACCAGTCATCATTCACCGCGCACTTTACGGCTCAATGGAACGTTTTTTTGGCATTTTGCTTGAACATTATAAAGGCAAACTACCATTCTGGCTTGCGCCTGTTCAGATGAAAATATTACCAATCACCGACCAGCAGATCGATTATGCCCATTCGGTTGCACGACTCGTAAAAGAGGCTGGCATTCGCGTTGCCATTGATGAATCGTCTGACCAGATTTCAGCAAAGATTAAAACGGCATACGAAGAAGCGGTGCCATGGGCAATCATTGTGGGCAAAAAGGAGCTTGAAAAAAACAGTGTAACATTACGATATCTTGATGGAAAACAGGAATTTGACCTATCAATTGAAAAACTAATCGAAAAGGCACACGCACACAACTAG
- a CDS encoding UDP-N-acetylmuramoyl-tripeptide--D-alanyl-D-alanine ligase: MQFDEKFLIHSLSNVFIKQYFFPKEVSVSIDSRTLQVGDIFIPLNGKCVDGHMFLEDALKKGAAGIFIEQHKADILSAIDKALLKEKLIVIVPSTFDALLQLAFAWRSAYQGKVVGITGSVGKTSTKEALSHLLTSANIENIASINNQNTLLGSAINIMRIRPQHKVAIFEMGISHRGEMAQIANIVRPTIGIITNIGHQHMEGLGSLSDIAIEKRDIFKFFKEDNIGIINGDQSILSDVSYLHPVIKFGAKMSNQIQARKVRVVGAQINFIIKLYNKKYTLNIKKPHAGIVFQTLAVAAAAQLLGVADEVIIKGIQSVVTVEGRFQEMSCKFGGGVLINDCYNANPESMKAALMAFEQLEGTGKKIAVLGDMLGLGINSPFWHRQIGRFLRKVPSIKKVILVGKMVCWIQKTAPFSVEVIQVPDWKMAVDILNQEMLSAPFVLVKGSRDVGLSNLVEQFGSKN, encoded by the coding sequence ATGCAATTTGATGAGAAATTTTTGATCCATTCTTTATCGAATGTTTTTATTAAACAGTATTTTTTCCCTAAAGAAGTGTCTGTTTCTATAGATTCAAGGACGCTACAGGTAGGTGATATTTTTATTCCATTAAACGGTAAATGTGTTGATGGACATATGTTTCTTGAAGATGCGCTAAAAAAGGGTGCAGCTGGAATTTTTATAGAGCAGCATAAAGCTGATATCTTATCAGCTATCGACAAGGCATTACTCAAAGAAAAGTTAATAGTTATTGTTCCTAGTACCTTTGATGCGCTCTTACAGTTGGCGTTTGCATGGCGGTCTGCTTATCAGGGTAAAGTAGTCGGCATTACCGGGTCTGTTGGAAAAACGTCAACCAAAGAGGCTTTGTCACATTTATTAACGAGTGCTAATATTGAAAATATTGCATCAATTAATAATCAGAATACACTGCTTGGGAGTGCTATAAATATTATGCGCATACGACCACAGCACAAGGTTGCTATTTTTGAAATGGGTATTTCTCATCGAGGTGAAATGGCTCAGATTGCCAACATTGTTCGACCTACGATAGGTATTATTACCAATATTGGACATCAACATATGGAAGGCCTTGGCTCTTTGAGTGATATTGCAATTGAAAAAAGGGATATTTTTAAGTTTTTCAAGGAAGATAATATCGGTATTATCAATGGTGATCAGTCAATTTTGAGCGATGTATCTTATTTGCATCCTGTCATAAAATTCGGTGCAAAGATGAGTAACCAGATCCAAGCAAGAAAGGTGAGGGTTGTCGGTGCACAGATTAATTTTATTATTAAACTATATAATAAAAAATATACTTTAAACATAAAAAAACCACATGCCGGTATTGTTTTTCAGACCTTAGCGGTTGCTGCAGCTGCACAGCTTCTTGGTGTTGCCGATGAGGTGATTATCAAGGGTATACAGTCGGTCGTGACGGTTGAGGGTCGCTTTCAGGAGATGAGCTGTAAATTTGGTGGTGGCGTTTTAATTAATGACTGTTATAATGCCAATCCTGAAAGCATGAAAGCAGCACTTATGGCTTTTGAGCAGCTTGAAGGCACGGGCAAAAAAATTGCTGTGCTTGGTGATATGCTGGGCCTTGGTATCAATAGTCCATTTTGGCATAGACAGATAGGTAGATTTTTACGCAAAGTTCCCTCCATCAAGAAAGTTATTCTTGTTGGAAAAATGGTCTGCTGGATCCAAAAAACTGCACCCTTTTCAGTCGAAGTTATACAGGTCCCTGATTGGAAGATGGCTGTGGATATTCTCAACCAAGAGATGTTATCGGCTCCTTTTGTGCTCGTAAAGGGTTCGCGTGACGTTGGACTGAGTAATCTGGTTGAGCAGTTTGGCTCTAAAAACTGA
- a CDS encoding C40 family peptidase → MKLKESGMITALCVGLLRLVTESIDYANIKAVIVKPVIDMSSHFPFCYDAPIAGQDVSCRRANQGLFGELVDCCYGWAEAVKIDYDRCIYGFDEYTGQPYSTMWVKKNAIKPLRDLSPSLMKAIPDLRKNQKNLVLITPWNGFSVGTRFVRAPECDTQESYACYIPQFELEKISIEYINKADAVLVEKRDKRTTRALFLGILRHLIQHAAAQKEAGIVAYVWGGCSYIEAHEKADYWLDSDVWHRHKQTEMYTGYDCSGLVWRIAQTAGINFPWKVSKLIGSEGKEVTNYENLQNGDIIWVQGHVMIVSDIENSKLIEAAGYHGGRGYVYECSLHERFAGITTYQQLFECFLNNEPVQIMNAAGIVTQTSSIRFISLLSAE, encoded by the coding sequence ATGAAACTCAAAGAAAGCGGCATGATAACAGCATTATGTGTTGGATTGTTGCGCTTAGTCACCGAGTCGATCGATTACGCAAATATCAAAGCAGTCATTGTCAAACCGGTCATCGACATGAGCAGTCATTTTCCATTCTGTTACGACGCTCCCATTGCAGGACAAGATGTAAGTTGCAGGCGAGCAAATCAAGGACTTTTTGGTGAACTGGTTGACTGTTGCTACGGATGGGCCGAGGCAGTAAAAATAGATTACGACAGATGTATTTATGGATTTGATGAATACACCGGACAGCCTTATTCAACCATGTGGGTCAAAAAAAATGCTATCAAACCGCTACGTGACCTAAGCCCTTCGCTCATGAAAGCGATTCCAGATTTACGCAAAAATCAAAAAAATCTTGTTTTAATAACGCCATGGAACGGTTTTTCAGTTGGCACGCGGTTCGTACGAGCGCCAGAATGTGATACACAAGAAAGTTATGCATGTTACATTCCACAGTTTGAACTAGAAAAAATATCGATCGAATACATCAATAAAGCCGATGCAGTTCTGGTTGAAAAACGGGACAAACGAACGACACGAGCTTTATTTCTTGGCATTTTAAGACATCTTATCCAACACGCAGCAGCCCAAAAAGAGGCTGGCATCGTTGCGTATGTGTGGGGCGGATGCAGCTACATTGAAGCTCATGAAAAAGCTGATTATTGGCTCGACTCAGACGTGTGGCACCGACACAAACAGACAGAAATGTATACCGGTTACGACTGCTCAGGACTGGTGTGGCGGATTGCCCAAACTGCAGGAATCAATTTTCCATGGAAGGTATCAAAACTGATCGGGTCAGAAGGTAAAGAAGTAACCAACTACGAAAACCTTCAAAACGGTGACATCATCTGGGTGCAAGGGCATGTTATGATTGTTTCAGACATTGAAAACAGTAAACTCATCGAAGCTGCTGGTTATCATGGCGGTCGTGGCTATGTGTATGAATGCAGCCTGCATGAGAGATTTGCCGGCATCACAACCTATCAGCAGTTATTTGAATGTTTTTTGAACAATGAGCCAGTTCAGATAATGAATGCAGCAGGAATAGTAACACAGACAAGTAGCATCAGATTTATTTCACTGCTTTCAGCAGAGTAA